The nucleotide window gagtttctctcaagccgtgtctacccgtcttgtccatatccaataccataccacacgtatgccaacacacgcacactgctctaaattatcacaaacaacatccatagcactttatcaattatgaatgcaatataaaacgtgcctagtgtttaactacataaatacatatttataagtgatgcatggacatgcttgaacatataataatatcgaaattataattaaaattaatattttactcacaaacttaacCGAGGTCACTACGGCGGctgggtggaggaggaaggctgtcccagcttacctgataattttatagcaattatttaatatatttgactcaatacatgcttagaaaagaccaaagacaccctaagttgtgccgaaaattcggcagagtctcccctatacctagaacctacccaatcTGAAAAAGGGTTCAAattacacttctatattcacaagccacacatccacaactcaatcacatcacatggcccctcctaggcccatccaaacagtcaacaaccacaatttaaaaaattacaatttagtccctacatttaccctttttgcaaaaactacccaaatgagctctaaaaattctaaaactttgcctcgcggtcctcagcaatattatagagctaacgcaaaaagaattatatttttctaacctaccacgaatattttatagatttttaattgaaatcaagcactagataattaagaaaaatgagggttcaggtttacctatgccaatttcgACCCTGGAGTCGCGTCCGGAACATCTGAAAATGAtgaggtagcctataatcttgacccaattcagagactttttcggtagcctgtttGCCTGGCCCAAAATTGTAGATTCGAACAACTgttgaattttcgcgaattgaatgTACCTACGCGAATTCCACAACAtgagggttagtatataattttacaaaattttctaagctcatttaatgctcagaaaaatactGTGAAGTCTCGTGGGACTCACCAAAAAACAgtatcgaaaaaatttgaaatgggtattgtcGCTAAGCTCTTGATGAGTGGAGCACTCAGGTACTCTCAGATTTTTGGTGGGGTTTACgatttttgagaaatctagcccgaaattcaaaatgggctaaaattttccgGGCAAAAATAGGACAAACCGCTATatggattttagtgttcttggtgtctatgaaaagctctcgaggtgtatatGGGTTTTGGCACAAGACTCGGTCCAAtcagtggccggatcggccggattttggttgGGAAGATGAAATGGTGTGCTACACGCATAAGTGCCTTTGGGCACATTTTTACGGCCTTCTGAGTGGTGGTGAGGAAGAGTGAGGTGGTGCGCCGGCAAGCTGGGGTGGCGGTGGGGAGGCAAGAGGAGGAGAGAGCAGAGAGAAAACTATAGAGAGACGGAGGGTGTCGGGGGCGCgcgaaggagaagaagaaaaaagaaaatgggcaggttcgattcgatcggtctgATCTAGTCCGGTTTGATTCGGCCTGTTCCATTCAAGATATCCGAAATTGAATTTTTGTGCTGCCCTGGAATAAAAAATGaagataaaaaattttgaaaaaaattttagaaaactcagaaaaattcgtagagtccaaatatatttttagttttgtcatgtggtctttaaattaatttttaaaaatcatcaaagttttatattttcgaaaaatcgaaactgatttctaaaatccaaaaaatttcaaataattttccaaattcaaataaaataaaatattaatatctacccataaaataattaatttaaaaattaggagtgttacacCAAGTAAAAGTTTGGACTGTTTCATTTGTAAGCAAAGGCATATCCTAATATAATTGACTGACAATGATTATTTACTCTAATGAAAGGAGCAAGGAAGCATCTTGTATTTATTTGTAATATAAGTAGTATTAAAAGAAACATCTCCAAAAATTTGATAATCACTCCTCCCATCTCCATGCGCCCAAAAATCATTTTTCAAGCGGTGTTCCTTATCAAAATCAACTACATAAAGAAGTTATTATCATTATCTTTCATACACATAAAATACTCAATCATTGCATTTGCATCACCTGCTTCTAATTCTAAACACCTCTCTTTGTCAAGATGATTCCTAACATCTTTCTCTAAGCAACCAATAATTTGATAACTGCATGTTGCTTAGCCAATACAGCAAATATTTGACTTGTCCTTACCCCTATCGTGTGCAAAGTGCTTATATCATTCTTTTGTGATGATGTGATAGTCCCATGACAAGGAAAATAATGTGCATGATTTGAAAAGAGATCATGGTTATGATCATTGATGAAATTAACTATGAACAACCCACTTCCCATTATTTCTCTATTTTATGTGTAGTTTTGCTTGACAACCTATTTTCAAACAAGGTTAAGGATTTGTAGCATTTGATTCTCGCTTTTGGCCATATTTTGTGCAAGCATATTTGGCATCAATAAATTCTTTGGAAGCTTTTGAACGACGAGAAGCTATAGTAGAGACACCAAATCTTGAAAATTTAGCCTAACTTTGGTAATAAGAATATGCCTCAATATGCGAATTGAATTTCATTCCTATATATGGATCTGTAATAGCAAATTTATCATTCTCAATATCTTGTATTTCTTCATTATGATCTTCCCAATCAGTCATCCCATCAGAAAGAGTATCTTGActttcatttaaatcaaaatcCATGGTacctataataaataaataaacaaataactttaaaaatattattatgatttttatgctcatcaagttcaatgagaaataaaatctaaaataagGCACTAGTTTATTTGaagtaaatcatttaaatgagaaGCAAGTAGACATTGAAGTATGATTAAACAAGAAATTCTTATATTTGTTTAACATAATTCTTTAATTTGAGTCATCATATTTTACTTGGGTCATTATATTTTTTGTAATAATCTTAAGAAGTTATTCATTCCCACAAAGCTGAATTTTTGAAAGACTAaaacaaaaattttcaaattattagaCTACAAATAAAGATAAGCCTTGCATGAAGACTAGATATCACCAttagatttattaaaaaaaaggttGTAAGTATGAAAAGTAAGGTTTtggtatttaaatttttttttatttatctatctcattatcaactttcaatttcccTACAATAAATTGTAGAAAGTTCaaacaaataataaattattacacTACATTTTGGTTTTTTTTAATGAgtttcaatttttataaaaattaagtgaattaagcatatttattattaaaaaaaaaacaaagagtcTAACAAATTTTTGCCTAAATCTACCATCTACAaatgatttaaaatttattaggAGTTTTTCAAATTatcaatatatataaattatatacaaGTAATTATAGGTGTACAATAGAGTGTGTAgaataatcaattaaaaaaaagtgTTCAACATAATTCATTAAGAgtcctttaaaaaaaaatcaatttgtgctaaaaataatcaattaaaaaaaagagagtaaattatatgtgtacttgtctaaaagttttttttttttaaatcttgtcatttagtaaaaaattagcttttaaaataaaaagttctatgatatgataagaagtTGACACAATAGaaagaaatataaaatattttgagaaaaataaagatgAAACAAAAGAGAGGAGAACCAggggagtaaaaaaaaaaaagtaaaatgaaAGGAGGAGGGATTTTATTTTGTTTGATGTGAAAGATATTAAATAAATTAGAGATTAAgaaaaaaattgataattaattataaaaaaaaaacataataacaagttttataaaattattaaatacttTTCCACGAAGAAAGTTGTTGATCAGTCATTCTTCAGGTGACCGTCGGTCCTTATTTATTTTACATCCGACCATTGCTACAAGTAAGAGTCCATGCACACCTAACGCGGAAATATCTTAAGATCTATCATCTGGCAAGGTAGAACTTTGACATGGCTTCTACATCAGAACTTGTGAAAAAGTTGAATCTTCAACCCCACCCAGAAGGTGGATTCTTCTGTGAAACCTTTAGAGATGCATCTGTCAGTCTTTCCACTTCTCAACTTCCCTCTAgatgtaagtttttttttttttttttttttcacatgccttttctttttcccttttgaGCTATAGCTATTGATACTTTCATTAGTCATGAATCTCATCTACTACAAATCAGGCTATGTTTATCTCATCTACTATAAATCAGGCTACGTTTTCTCTTCCTCCATGATTTGGTTTAATGGATCTGAGGCTGTGAAGATGCTGACAGCTATTACATAAGCTATTTTGTTCCTTTCTTTTTTTATGGTTGGTTTTAAAACGCCTTTGAGCTTCTCATACTTTAATTTTGTTGACTTCGAGTTCAGGCTCCTTTTGGTTGCGTATGAATAGGTTGTTGAATGAAGGATTCAGCGTAGATTTGGTTATTATTTGGACTCATGAACCTTGCATTGTTTTTGACTTGGCAAAGTTTTTGAATTTCATCGAATTAGAATTCCAAATAAAATGAAATTGGGCGAGCATAACTGATCTGGGTTTTAATTGAGCTAGAAAAATTGCTAATAACTTGTGGCAAAACTAGCAACTTCTCCCTCCTCATTTGAATCTTCTAGTTTGGTTCTATATGTTGCTCTTATCTCTCATTTGGTTTTGTGAATTATTGGTTATAACCAATGTGCCATGTCAGAGAATCTTTAGCGTTTTGATGGCATACAGACCATTCATTTAACTGAAACTGTAAATTTTAAAGTAAAAATGTTGATTTGATTTTGAAATTCTTAGTGTGTGCAGTCACTATGATTATTGTTATTGTCATTAGGGATAATTAGGGTAGGGGGAGTTTTGCTAGTTAGATTCAAACTTTAGAGCCTGCAACTAAATAGTCTCACTTCTATGTTCTTATTATTAACTGATTTAGTAATATTGCCATAAATTATGTATAGATAAGGTTGATCGCCCAGTCAGCACAGCTATCTACTTTTTACTACCATCTGGGAGTGTTTCACATCTTCATCGCATCCCATGTGCAGAAACCTGGCATTTTTATTTGGGAGAACCTATTACGGTATGGCTGACCTTAGTTTAGCACTTATTTTTAATCCTGGCATGGAATTGCCTTGTCCTCCTTTTAGTTTAATTTTCATCATCAGCTATTTCAGTTTCTGACAGTCATTTGATGGGTAATCATCCAACTTCACTGACATCATTTGGCATATTGATTCATTCTGTAAGATGTAGGTTTCTCTAAATTGTTTAGATATTGAAGATGATTTGATGGTTCACCAGCGGCTTATTGTTCTCACAATTTGTTAGCTTGTCCTTCAAATTCAAATGTGCTAAGCGCTATTGAATTATGATTTCAAGTTGTAGTTGTCAGGCATttacaaaattcaattaaatcaaGGATCTGTCTTGTAGCTTATCTAAATCCATGTCTTCCTTTGTGCCTTTGTCAGCATTCTCCTAAATACATTTTATGCGTGATGGATGTCTGGGCCAATTCATTTTGGCCTTCTTGAATTTGATGTAGTCTTGCATTTATTGTTGGTATTTCTGCTCATAATTGATGAGATGACTTTCATTTGATGTTCATCCCTAGGAGTTGCATTAGGTCATTATATGGGAGTCCATGGCTCACACATCTGACCACAAATGGGTCCTTGGAGGTTAGGTCAGTTGCTAAACATGTTTAATTATATACAATGGATTTTACGTGAGAGCCTGATACCCAGTTACTTCTTGTAAACAATTTTGGCCTTCCATTTTAATTTATGTAACTGGGTGCCCAAGAGCATTGATATGCGGCCAAGCCCAAACCTTTTACTATTTGATAGAAGAGGATCCATAAAATGAATTGATGCTAATTTCTTGATTTTCCTTTAAACAGTAAAAGACTATTAAGGTACAAATGTATATATATTTGACTAGCTTAAGGTTAAAGCAGTTTGGAAGGTGATATTATATGCATCGCTGTCAAATTCTAGCTGCAAATTTGAATTTATCGAAATTCAAAACATCATAGCTAATTTGCCTTTTATCATTTGAACTTGGTGTTAGAAAAATCATGGCTATTTATAATAGGTTTATGGTTACCCTTTTTGTGGACATTTCAACCCCATGACCGGTACATAGTCCAAGCTCCAAAGGCTAAACCTTCACCCTATATGGTGAAATGTTTTCTGTATGTAATTCTGCAAACTCATGCATAATTGTAAGAAGGGAAGTGAATTTGATTTATAAATCATCTCATAAATCCAAAATATGATCCTATTTCCAACATGTCAATATCATACCATTGTGAAATTCCAGTGTTCCGGATTCTCAATGTCTTCATTTTGTAGCACGAGCTGTTATTTTACCTTCTCTAATTTCTAATGGATCATGTACTCTTTCAGGTATTGGAATTGAATGAGACAGACGGGCAGGTCAAACTAACATGCCTAGGGTCTGATCTAACTGGAGACAACCAGCAACCACAGTACACTGTGCCTCCAAATGTCTGGTTTGGTGCATTTCCAACGAAGGACTACATCATTTCCCCAGATGGGGCAGTTGCCAAGGCTGCACCGAGGAGACCGAGCCACTTCTCTCTAGTAGGCTGCACTTGTGCCCCTGCATTTCAGTTTCTGGATTTTGAACTGGCAAAATGCTCTGAGCTCATTTCACGGTTTCCCAGTCATGAGCATCTCATCTCTTTGCTCACGTATCCTGATTGAAGATAAGCCCTTAGTCCTTATTGTAGAGTATACATCTGAAGGAAAATAAAAGCCTGTACCAGAGTTATTTTCGAATAAGTTTTTTTCCCCCGTATTTTGGATCAAGCTTAGGCTCATAATGGTGATGCTGATAATTTTCTATCATGCAGATCAGTAGTAATTTTTCTTCCCCCTTTTTTTGGATAAATCagagaaattattattgaaataaccTGGGAAAAATTAACATGGAAGTTTACCCAATGGTCAATATTCCTAACCCAATTCATTCAATCCTAACACTTGCACGTTGAATGAAAAAACCAGAGAGAGGCTGCATACCAAGTCAAAATGCACGGTAGCAATATCAAGAGCCTTGCAAACTTCAGGGACAAATTGACAGGTCCATCAGTGAAACAGCCAAGCAGCATATGTTGAGCAGAAATTAGTGGAAGAGCATCAACACCTGAAAAAAGATCAGCAGCAACATAGCCTAATGTAGCAACGAAGACAAAATCATCTGAGAAGGCAAATTGTTCAAAATTAGCTTCGAGTTGTGGAACCCTGACTGAACTTTCTACAAGCCTCTCAAACTCTTGCTCAAGCTTGGTGATGACAACCAGCACAAGCGTGTCCAGAACCGAATTAGAACCAAGCAACGAATTCAGAGGTTCTTGTTACTCCCTGCTTAGCAAGACAATCAGCAAATGAATTACATTCtctaagaacatgatgaacagaAATGTTGGGGATCGAATTCTTCCAATTTGTCAATGCTAAGTTCTATTTCCATCAAAAGAATTGATTGAAGAAATATCAGCAAACGAATCTGATTCAATAATAATACCATTAATATGTGAGCCATAAATTAAAGGAGAAAGAAGAAGAGCTCTTTTG belongs to Hevea brasiliensis isolate MT/VB/25A 57/8 chromosome 4, ASM3005281v1, whole genome shotgun sequence and includes:
- the LOC131179365 gene encoding uncharacterized protein LOC131179365 — its product is MASTSELVKKLNLQPHPEGGFFCETFRDASVSLSTSQLPSRYKVDRPVSTAIYFLLPSGSVSHLHRIPCAETWHFYLGEPITVLELNETDGQVKLTCLGSDLTGDNQQPQYTVPPNVWFGAFPTKDYIISPDGAVAKAAPRRPSHFSLVGCTCAPAFQFLDFELAKCSELISRFPSHEHLISLLTYPD